In one Shinella zoogloeoides genomic region, the following are encoded:
- the exbD gene encoding TonB system transport protein ExbD: MASKIKEGGGDDLEENSEINVTPFIDVMLVLLIIFMVAAPLATVDINVDLPSSVAQPTPREDKPVFMTLKKDLTVSIGNGTIARDNFGPELDAVTEGNKDARILLRADKAVDYGNVMDVMNLLRGAGYGKIALVGLEGAPAQ, translated from the coding sequence ATGGCCAGCAAGATCAAGGAAGGCGGCGGCGACGACCTCGAGGAAAACAGCGAAATCAACGTGACGCCGTTCATCGACGTCATGCTGGTGCTGCTGATCATCTTCATGGTGGCCGCGCCGCTCGCCACCGTCGACATCAATGTCGACCTGCCCTCCTCCGTCGCCCAGCCGACGCCGCGCGAGGACAAGCCGGTCTTCATGACGTTGAAGAAGGACCTCACGGTCTCGATCGGCAACGGCACGATCGCCCGCGACAATTTCGGCCCCGAGCTCGACGCCGTGACCGAGGGCAACAAGGATGCGCGCATCCTGTTGCGCGCCGACAAGGCCGTCGACTACGGCAACGTCATGGACGTCATGAACCTCCTGCGCGGCGCCGGCTATGGCAAGATCGCCCTGGTCGGCCTCGAAGGCGCCCCGGCGCAGTAG
- the exbB gene encoding tonB-system energizer ExbB, which produces MLKRFRLLSAIILMALAAPHAVSAQAPSTQTDSQPEAGQSTGTSTGAATTTTTTTTETTGRPTASEGSTDNSTNAVTGTDAGATPDGEEATELDALDDGAAAADERQAGLPHDLSPWGMFMAADIVVKGVMIGLAFASVVTWTVLLVKIAELGGAQRSASQAVRRLIAARGLEDGQEALGRNRGVVARMISAARDEMDASEAVLDHVSDGGVKERIASRLTRMEVHAGRRIAKGTGLLATIGSTAPFVGLFGTVWGIMNSFIGISKAQTTNLAIVAPGIAEALLATAIGLVAAIPAVVIYNFLARAITGYRQNLADASAAIERLASRDLDVRRAQRHPAQRAERAAVVKIG; this is translated from the coding sequence GTGCTGAAACGGTTTCGACTGCTATCCGCGATCATCCTGATGGCGCTCGCCGCCCCGCACGCCGTTTCGGCGCAGGCCCCTTCGACCCAGACGGACAGCCAGCCGGAAGCCGGCCAGTCGACCGGCACCAGCACAGGCGCCGCCACGACGACGACCACAACCACAACGGAAACGACCGGTCGCCCCACGGCGAGCGAAGGCTCCACCGACAATTCGACAAACGCCGTGACCGGCACGGACGCCGGCGCCACTCCTGACGGCGAAGAGGCGACCGAACTCGACGCGCTCGACGACGGCGCGGCTGCCGCGGACGAACGCCAGGCCGGCCTGCCGCACGACCTTTCGCCCTGGGGCATGTTCATGGCGGCCGACATCGTCGTCAAGGGCGTGATGATCGGCCTTGCCTTCGCCTCCGTCGTCACCTGGACGGTCCTCCTGGTGAAGATCGCCGAACTCGGCGGCGCCCAGCGCTCGGCAAGCCAGGCCGTCCGCCGCCTCATCGCCGCTAGAGGCCTCGAGGACGGCCAGGAGGCCCTCGGCCGCAACCGCGGCGTGGTCGCCCGCATGATCAGCGCCGCGCGCGATGAAATGGATGCCTCCGAAGCGGTGCTCGACCATGTATCCGACGGCGGCGTCAAGGAACGCATCGCCTCCCGCCTCACCCGCATGGAAGTGCACGCCGGCCGCCGCATCGCCAAGGGCACGGGTCTGCTTGCCACGATCGGCTCCACCGCGCCCTTCGTCGGCCTGTTCGGCACCGTCTGGGGCATCATGAACTCGTTCATCGGCATTTCGAAAGCACAGACCACAAACCTTGCCATTGTCGCACCCGGCATCGCGGAAGCGCTGCTTGCAACGGCAATCGGCCTCGTCGCCGCGATTCCCGCCGTCGTGATCTACAACTTCCTCGCCCGCGCCATCACCGGCTACCGCCAGAACCTCGCCGATGCCTCGGCCGCCATCGAGCGGCTCGCCAGCCGCGACCTCGACGTGCGCCGCGCCCAGCGCCACCCCGCGCAGCGCGCCGAGCGCGCGGCCGTCGTGAAGATCGGGTGA
- a CDS encoding protein-L-isoaspartate O-methyltransferase family protein: protein MDYKAARTKMVDNQIRTTDVTSHEVLDAFLTVPREEFVPAAVKPLAYIDDDSQVAPGRYLMEPSPLAKLVQLAEIATSDVVLEVGCATGYASAVLSRLGSSVVALESDADLSAVATETLARLGYDNVAVVTGDLEAGYAPEAPYDVIFVHGAVEFVPEALFAQLRDGGRLVVVEGYGNASQARLYIKESGRVAERNAFNTAVKPLPGFRKAKEFVF, encoded by the coding sequence ATTGACTACAAAGCAGCGCGCACGAAGATGGTGGACAACCAGATCCGTACGACGGATGTGACGTCGCACGAGGTGCTCGACGCCTTCCTGACTGTCCCGCGTGAAGAGTTCGTGCCCGCGGCGGTGAAGCCGCTCGCCTATATCGACGACGACAGCCAGGTCGCGCCCGGCCGCTACCTGATGGAGCCGTCCCCGCTCGCCAAGCTGGTCCAACTCGCCGAGATCGCCACGAGCGATGTTGTGCTGGAAGTCGGCTGTGCCACCGGTTACGCCTCCGCCGTTCTGTCCAGGCTCGGCAGCTCGGTCGTCGCGCTCGAAAGCGATGCCGATCTTTCCGCCGTCGCGACGGAAACGCTCGCCCGCCTCGGCTATGACAATGTCGCGGTCGTGACCGGTGATCTCGAAGCCGGCTACGCGCCGGAAGCGCCCTATGACGTGATCTTCGTGCACGGCGCCGTCGAATTCGTTCCGGAAGCGCTTTTCGCGCAACTTCGCGACGGCGGTCGTCTCGTTGTCGTCGAGGGCTACGGCAATGCCTCGCAGGCGCGCCTCTACATCAAGGAAAGCGGCCGCGTCGCCGAACGCAACGCCTTCAACACCGCCGTCAAGCCGCTGCCCGGCTTCCGCAAGGCGAAGGAATTCGTTTTCTGA
- a CDS encoding PopZ family protein, with protein MAQPNVAREPSMDEILASIRKIIENNEAQPDLAPDAGDDEGFDITAESHSSLLDHPAVVEQFHAEEQRSVIQPLPRVEPAQGGQPAMSLADVAARVRAASERHVAANRETVEREPVAVEPVQAVAREESPLMAANAVAVEPVEKVEVVAEKEVAGRVQVAEVPPAASRDIAALVSPAVSERVAQSFGALAEAMDAGPRRSFDEIAEEMMRPMLQEWLDDNLPTLVERLVREEIERVARGPRR; from the coding sequence ATGGCTCAGCCAAATGTAGCGCGTGAACCGTCCATGGATGAAATCCTGGCGTCGATCCGCAAGATCATCGAAAACAACGAAGCCCAGCCGGACCTTGCGCCCGACGCCGGAGACGACGAGGGCTTCGACATAACCGCCGAGAGCCATTCGAGCCTGCTGGACCACCCTGCGGTGGTCGAGCAGTTCCATGCGGAAGAGCAGCGTTCCGTCATCCAGCCGCTTCCGCGCGTGGAGCCTGCACAGGGCGGTCAGCCGGCGATGTCGCTGGCCGATGTCGCCGCGCGTGTGCGCGCCGCTTCGGAGCGCCACGTCGCAGCCAACCGGGAAACCGTCGAGCGCGAGCCTGTCGCGGTCGAGCCGGTACAGGCCGTCGCGCGCGAAGAAAGCCCGCTTATGGCGGCGAATGCGGTCGCTGTAGAGCCGGTGGAAAAGGTCGAGGTTGTTGCCGAGAAGGAAGTCGCCGGGCGGGTTCAGGTCGCCGAGGTGCCGCCAGCCGCCAGCCGCGACATCGCCGCGCTCGTTTCGCCGGCGGTGAGCGAGCGCGTCGCGCAGTCCTTCGGCGCGCTGGCCGAGGCGATGGATGCCGGGCCGCGCCGCTCCTTCGACGAGATCGCCGAAGAGATGATGCGCCCGATGCTGCAGGAGTGGCTTGACGATAACCTGCCGACGCTTGTCGAGCGGCTGGTGCGCGAAGAGATCGAACGGGTGGCGCGCGGCCCGCGCCGCTGA
- a CDS encoding valine--tRNA ligase, with protein sequence MLEKNYDSAAVEPRIAKTWEDADAFRAGEGAKPGAGTFTIVIPPPNVTGSLHMGHALNNTLQDIMVRFERMRGKDVLWQPGMDHAGIATQMVVERKLAAEKLPGRREMGRDAFVEKVWEWKAESGGLIFNQLKRLGASCDWSRERFTMDEGLSEAVLEVFVSLYKEGLIYRGKRLVNWDPKFETAISDLEVENREADGHMWHFKYPLADGATYTYVEKDADGNVVFQEERDYISIATTRPETMLGDGAVAVHPTDERYAPIVGKLCEIPVGPKEHRRLIPIITDEYPEKDFGSGAVKITGAHDFNDYQVARRNNIPLYRLMDTRASMRADGEPYAVYAAQALEIAKSGDVPGEAEVDDINLVPDEYRGLDRYEARKRIVEAINAEGLAVTVKDAEGNDIPYVENKKVMQPFGDRSGVVIEPMLTDQWFADAATLAKPAIASVREGRTNFVPKNWEKTYFEWMENIEPWCISRQLWWGHQIPAWYGPDGQVFVEKTEEEALHAAIQHYIAHEGPWKAWVEEKLENFAPGEILTRDEDVLDTWFSSALWPFSTLGWPEQTPELDKYYQTDVLVTGFDIIFFWVARMMMMGLHFMKDEAGNPVEPFHTVYVHALVRDKNGQKMSKSKGNVIDPLELIDEYGADALRFTLAIMAAQGRDVKLDPARIAGYRNFGTKLWNATRFAEMNGVKSDPHFVPETASLTINRWILTELARTARDVTEAIETYRFNDAAGTLYRFVWNQFCDWYLELLKPVFIGEDEAAKAESQACAAYVLEEIYKLLHPFMPFMTEELWAHTAGEGKSRESLICHAEWPSPAYADDAAADEINWLIDLVSGIRSVRAEMNVPPSATAPLVMVGANAQTKARLAVHDSAIRRLARVEIIRLEDAAPKGAAQIVIGEATACLPLGNLIDLAAEKARLEKAIDKAKAEAARIESKLSNEKFVANAKPEVVEAERARMAELDQQLASLSVALTRVSEAG encoded by the coding sequence ATGCTTGAAAAAAACTATGATTCCGCAGCGGTCGAGCCGCGCATCGCCAAGACATGGGAAGATGCGGATGCATTCCGCGCAGGCGAGGGCGCAAAGCCCGGCGCCGGGACCTTCACCATCGTGATCCCGCCGCCGAACGTGACGGGCTCGCTGCATATGGGCCATGCGCTCAACAACACGCTGCAGGACATCATGGTCCGCTTCGAGCGCATGCGCGGCAAGGACGTGCTGTGGCAGCCGGGCATGGACCATGCCGGCATCGCGACCCAGATGGTCGTCGAGCGCAAGCTTGCGGCCGAGAAGCTCCCCGGACGGCGCGAGATGGGCCGCGACGCCTTCGTCGAGAAGGTCTGGGAGTGGAAGGCGGAATCCGGCGGCCTGATCTTCAACCAGCTGAAGCGCCTCGGCGCGTCCTGCGACTGGTCGCGCGAGCGCTTCACCATGGACGAGGGCCTGTCCGAGGCCGTGCTCGAAGTCTTCGTCTCGCTCTACAAGGAAGGTCTGATCTATCGCGGCAAGCGTCTCGTCAACTGGGATCCGAAGTTCGAGACGGCGATCTCCGATCTCGAAGTCGAGAACCGGGAAGCCGACGGCCATATGTGGCATTTCAAGTACCCGCTCGCCGACGGGGCGACCTACACCTACGTCGAGAAGGATGCCGACGGCAACGTCGTCTTCCAGGAAGAGCGCGACTACATTTCGATCGCCACCACGCGTCCCGAGACGATGCTCGGCGACGGTGCGGTCGCCGTTCATCCCACGGACGAGCGCTATGCGCCGATCGTCGGAAAGCTCTGCGAGATCCCGGTCGGCCCGAAAGAACATCGCCGCCTCATCCCGATCATTACCGACGAATACCCGGAGAAGGATTTCGGTTCCGGTGCGGTCAAGATCACCGGCGCGCATGACTTCAACGACTATCAGGTCGCCCGCCGTAACAATATCCCGCTCTACCGGCTGATGGACACGCGAGCCTCGATGCGCGCGGATGGCGAGCCCTATGCCGTCTACGCGGCGCAGGCGCTGGAGATCGCCAAGTCCGGCGATGTCCCCGGTGAGGCCGAGGTCGACGACATTAACCTCGTCCCCGACGAATATCGCGGCCTCGATCGCTACGAGGCCCGCAAGCGCATCGTCGAGGCTATCAACGCCGAGGGGCTGGCGGTCACCGTCAAGGATGCGGAAGGCAACGACATTCCCTATGTCGAGAACAAAAAGGTCATGCAGCCGTTCGGCGACCGCTCCGGCGTCGTCATCGAGCCGATGCTGACTGACCAGTGGTTCGCCGACGCCGCCACGCTGGCCAAGCCCGCGATTGCCTCCGTCCGCGAGGGCCGCACCAATTTCGTTCCGAAGAACTGGGAAAAGACCTACTTCGAATGGATGGAGAATATCGAGCCGTGGTGCATCTCGCGCCAGCTCTGGTGGGGTCACCAGATCCCGGCCTGGTACGGCCCGGACGGCCAGGTCTTCGTCGAGAAGACCGAGGAAGAGGCGCTGCACGCCGCCATTCAGCACTACATCGCCCATGAAGGTCCGTGGAAGGCCTGGGTCGAGGAGAAGCTGGAGAACTTCGCGCCGGGTGAAATCCTGACGCGCGACGAGGACGTGCTCGACACCTGGTTCTCCTCCGCGCTCTGGCCGTTCTCGACGCTCGGCTGGCCGGAGCAGACGCCGGAACTGGATAAGTACTACCAGACCGACGTTCTCGTCACCGGCTTCGACATCATCTTCTTCTGGGTCGCCCGCATGATGATGATGGGCCTGCACTTCATGAAGGACGAGGCCGGCAATCCGGTCGAGCCGTTCCACACCGTCTATGTCCATGCCCTGGTGCGCGACAAGAACGGGCAGAAGATGTCGAAGTCGAAGGGCAACGTCATCGACCCGCTCGAACTGATCGACGAATACGGCGCAGATGCGCTGCGCTTCACGCTGGCCATCATGGCCGCGCAGGGCCGTGATGTGAAGCTCGACCCGGCCCGCATCGCCGGCTACCGCAACTTCGGCACCAAGCTGTGGAACGCCACGCGCTTTGCCGAGATGAACGGCGTGAAGAGCGATCCGCATTTCGTGCCGGAAACGGCCTCGCTGACGATCAACCGCTGGATCCTGACAGAACTCGCCCGCACCGCCCGCGACGTCACCGAGGCGATCGAGACCTACCGCTTCAACGACGCTGCCGGCACGCTCTACCGGTTCGTCTGGAACCAGTTCTGTGACTGGTATCTGGAACTGCTGAAGCCGGTCTTCATTGGCGAAGACGAGGCCGCAAAGGCGGAATCGCAGGCCTGCGCGGCTTACGTTCTGGAGGAGATCTACAAGCTCCTGCATCCATTCATGCCCTTCATGACGGAAGAGCTGTGGGCGCACACGGCCGGCGAGGGCAAGTCGCGGGAAAGCCTCATCTGCCATGCCGAATGGCCGTCGCCGGCCTATGCGGACGATGCGGCCGCCGACGAGATCAACTGGCTGATCGATCTTGTCTCCGGCATCCGCTCGGTGCGCGCCGAAATGAACGTGCCGCCGAGCGCGACCGCCCCGCTCGTCATGGTCGGTGCCAATGCGCAGACCAAGGCGCGGCTTGCGGTGCACGACTCGGCGATCCGCCGTCTCGCCCGCGTCGAGATTATCCGTCTCGAGGATGCGGCTCCCAAGGGTGCGGCGCAGATCGTCATCGGGGAGGCGACCGCCTGCCTGCCGCTCGGCAACCTGATCGATCTTGCGGCCGAAAAGGCCCGCCTCGAAAAGGCGATCGACAAGGCGAAGGCCGAAGCCGCCCGCATCGAGAGCAAGCTTTCGAACGAGAAGTTCGTTGCCAATGCCAAGCCCGAGGTGGTCGAGGCCGAACGGGCGCGCATGGCCGAACTCGATCAGCAGCTTGCCAGCCTCTCGGTCGCGTTGACCCGCGTCAGCGAAGCCGGCTGA
- a CDS encoding OmpP1/FadL family transporter has translation MRKKNFSVGAVAAVTLLTATAAHAGGLERAGYNIDLLFEPSGYAIETGVTYVNPQRKLNNVRDTNPADGTNAGRPSNAIDATEGYWVPRIGFKAGLGDAVDCMFDYSQPWGAHLNQGRNWVGANENIETKIKSDNYAATCSYSFDAGPGQLRIIGGGFYQELSGFQERLAAELPAFLGTGIGRLDLKGDGWGWRAGVAYEIEEYALRTSLVYNSAVDLDNITGTLNLTGVPSIVNPLNPLLGRTTPVFGAATMPDSLEFKFQTGVAPGWLVFGGVKWTDWSQLQSLPFCPESTRAVACRTRGATEATSLDLFYRDGWTISGGVGHKFNEQWSGALSLTWDRGVSTGLGTHSDTWTLGAGVSYAPTENVEFRVAGALGVLTSGSSGPVVRDGQTFGRASYDFDNDLVSAISTSLKVKF, from the coding sequence ATGCGTAAGAAGAATTTCAGCGTCGGGGCGGTTGCGGCGGTCACGCTTTTGACGGCCACGGCAGCTCATGCGGGCGGTCTGGAACGTGCCGGCTACAATATCGATCTGCTGTTCGAACCGTCGGGCTACGCCATCGAGACGGGCGTGACCTACGTCAACCCGCAGCGCAAGCTGAACAATGTTCGCGATACAAATCCGGCCGATGGCACCAATGCCGGTCGTCCGAGCAACGCCATCGATGCGACGGAAGGCTACTGGGTTCCGCGCATTGGTTTCAAGGCCGGTCTCGGCGATGCAGTCGACTGCATGTTCGATTATTCGCAGCCGTGGGGCGCGCACCTTAATCAGGGCAGAAACTGGGTCGGCGCGAACGAAAATATCGAAACCAAGATCAAGAGCGACAACTACGCGGCAACCTGCTCGTATTCCTTTGATGCCGGCCCGGGCCAGTTGCGTATTATTGGTGGCGGCTTCTATCAGGAGCTTTCAGGGTTTCAGGAGCGCCTGGCGGCAGAATTGCCGGCCTTTCTGGGGACGGGCATAGGCCGTCTGGATTTGAAGGGTGATGGCTGGGGCTGGCGCGCCGGCGTGGCTTACGAAATCGAAGAATATGCCCTGCGTACGAGCCTCGTTTACAACAGCGCCGTCGATCTCGACAATATTACAGGTACCCTGAATCTGACTGGCGTTCCCTCCATCGTGAACCCTCTCAACCCGCTACTTGGCCGTACAACACCCGTGTTCGGCGCAGCTACCATGCCTGACTCGCTTGAGTTCAAGTTTCAGACCGGCGTTGCTCCGGGCTGGTTGGTCTTCGGCGGCGTGAAGTGGACCGACTGGAGCCAGTTGCAGAGCCTCCCGTTCTGCCCGGAATCGACGAGGGCTGTGGCTTGCCGCACGCGCGGCGCAACGGAAGCGACATCGCTCGACCTCTTCTATCGCGACGGTTGGACGATTTCCGGTGGTGTCGGCCACAAGTTCAATGAACAGTGGAGCGGTGCCCTTAGCCTGACTTGGGACCGCGGCGTCTCTACGGGTCTTGGAACCCATTCTGATACCTGGACACTTGGCGCTGGCGTTTCATATGCGCCGACCGAAAACGTTGAGTTTCGTGTCGCTGGCGCCCTCGGCGTGCTGACGAGTGGCTCGTCGGGCCCTGTCGTACGCGATGGCCAGACCTTCGGTCGCGCGAGCTACGATTTCGACAACGACCTCGTTTCCGCAATCTCGACCTCCCTCAAGGTTAAGTTCTGA